A single window of bacterium DNA harbors:
- the rlmN gene encoding 23S rRNA (adenine(2503)-C(2))-methyltransferase RlmN: MKIDIKNLTFPELEQLLADIGEKPYHARQIALWIYQRGAVDFAAMTDLSKSCRHKLEEGYYISELPLVEVRTGEDGCSKYVFRLPEGLDIESVLIPDQERLTLCISTQLGCRQGCRFCLTSRMGFIRNLLPHEICDQVLQVKKRLPDDRRTLNIVLMGMGEPLDNYQNTVAAIRLLTSPFGLNISPRHITLSTAGLVRELYQLHREKLGINLAVSINAPSDEIRSRLMPINRHYNLEALVQALRDFPLPARRRFTIEYILIGGVNDSAEAARQLCRMLRGIPCKVNLIPYNPNPFLTFRECPEASLEQFQQILVQHHLTVTVRRSRGRDIGAACGQLGYVRYRAHCAESEKKTCIS; encoded by the coding sequence ATGAAAATCGATATTAAAAACCTTACGTTTCCGGAACTTGAGCAGCTTTTGGCAGACATTGGAGAAAAGCCCTATCATGCCCGGCAGATCGCCCTGTGGATTTACCAGCGGGGTGCGGTGGATTTTGCGGCCATGACGGACCTTTCCAAGTCCTGCCGCCATAAACTGGAGGAAGGGTATTATATTTCCGAGCTTCCCCTGGTTGAGGTCAGAACAGGGGAAGATGGCTGCTCCAAGTACGTTTTTCGCCTGCCGGAAGGCCTGGATATCGAGAGCGTGCTCATTCCGGATCAGGAGCGCCTGACCCTGTGCATTTCCACCCAACTGGGATGCAGGCAGGGCTGCCGCTTTTGTCTTACCAGCCGGATGGGATTTATCCGCAATCTCCTGCCTCATGAAATCTGTGACCAGGTGCTTCAGGTAAAAAAGCGCCTTCCCGACGACCGGAGAACCCTGAACATCGTCCTGATGGGCATGGGAGAGCCGCTGGACAATTATCAGAATACCGTTGCAGCCATACGTCTTTTGACTTCTCCTTTCGGGCTGAACATATCCCCGCGCCACATAACGCTGTCTACGGCTGGCCTGGTGAGGGAGTTGTATCAGCTGCACAGGGAGAAGCTGGGCATCAATCTGGCTGTCTCGATCAATGCTCCCTCTGACGAAATCCGCAGCAGGTTGATGCCGATCAACCGGCACTATAACCTTGAAGCTCTCGTGCAGGCGCTCAGGGATTTTCCCCTCCCGGCCCGCAGGAGGTTTACCATCGAGTATATCCTTATCGGCGGGGTGAACGACTCAGCCGAAGCAGCGCGGCAACTGTGCCGGATGCTGCGGGGAATCCCCTGCAAAGTCAATCTGATCCCCTACAACCCCAACCCCTTTCTCACCTTCCGGGAATGCCCGGAAGCCAGTCTGGAACAGTTCCAGCAGATTCTGGTTCAGCATCACCTGACGGTTACGGTCCGAAGAAGCAGAGGCCGGGATATCGGGGCAGCCTGCGGTCAGTTGGGCTATGTCCGCTATCGTGCCCATTGCGCTGAATCAGAGAAAAAAACCTGCATCTCGTAA
- a CDS encoding ABC transporter ATP-binding protein, which translates to MDAHRTQKALIHVHDLSFAYSRNQKKALDGVNLEIREGESVAIIGPNGAGKSTLVKHLIGIHLPQSGSVAVDGIEVSTRTLNRIRDLVGLVFQDPADQLFCPTVREEIEFGLINMKLSDREIQARVAESARTMNVYHLLQKPAHHLSGGERKRVAIAATLAMHPKVAIMDEPTANLDPQNEKVLLDLINSLPCTKIIISHDLPILFQICQRVVIMVSGQIIRDCSMKDFFFDRNLILEHGLDFRFKCKCCRAIHPERFQTEQP; encoded by the coding sequence ATGGATGCTCACAGGACTCAAAAAGCGCTGATTCACGTCCACGATCTTTCCTTTGCCTATAGCCGAAATCAGAAAAAGGCCCTGGATGGTGTTAACCTCGAGATCCGCGAGGGAGAATCCGTGGCCATTATCGGCCCGAATGGGGCAGGAAAATCGACCCTGGTCAAACACCTCATCGGCATTCACCTCCCTCAGTCCGGTTCAGTCGCCGTTGACGGCATCGAAGTTTCCACCCGCACCCTGAACCGCATCCGTGACCTGGTCGGCCTGGTATTTCAGGATCCCGCAGATCAGCTCTTTTGTCCGACTGTCAGGGAGGAGATCGAATTCGGGTTAATTAACATGAAACTGTCAGACCGGGAAATTCAGGCCCGGGTAGCCGAATCAGCCCGGACCATGAATGTTTATCACCTTCTTCAGAAACCCGCTCATCATCTGAGCGGTGGTGAGAGGAAGCGGGTAGCTATTGCCGCCACTCTGGCCATGCATCCCAAAGTAGCGATCATGGACGAGCCGACAGCCAATCTGGACCCGCAGAACGAAAAAGTGCTCCTTGACCTGATTAATTCCCTGCCCTGCACCAAGATCATTATCAGCCATGATCTGCCTATCCTCTTTCAGATCTGTCAGCGGGTAGTGATCATGGTCAGCGGCCAGATTATCCGGGATTGCTCGATGAAGGATTTCTTCTTTGACCGGAATCTGATTCTTGAGCACGGCCTGGATTTCCGGTTTAAATGCAAGTGCTGCCGCGCCATCCATCCTGAACGGTTTCAGACGGAGCAGCCTTGA
- a CDS encoding ABC transporter ATP-binding protein: protein MEKKTPIITIKNLHYTYPDGTVALRGVDLTVFAGETIALVGKNGSGKSTLIKHINGIYRPEEGEIMVDGLAVTRENLKEIRARVGMVFQDPDSQLFCSTLYDDVAFGPINMDMEDGLVRQRVREALDKMGLLELMDRPPHDLSFGQRKRAAMATVLSMRPKIMIFDEPTSNLDPKNEAIMTDILRSLPATMILISHDLPILYQTCQKVVIMKGGKVDQIISMKDFISDVDLLRNNGLDFTFRCDCCQDRDHHHYLTGEYPMEKTSEPSTSCV, encoded by the coding sequence TTGGAAAAGAAAACGCCGATAATTACCATAAAAAACCTTCACTACACCTATCCTGACGGAACTGTGGCTTTACGAGGAGTGGACCTTACAGTCTTTGCGGGTGAGACCATTGCCCTGGTAGGAAAGAACGGATCGGGCAAGTCTACCCTGATCAAGCATATCAATGGCATTTATCGGCCTGAGGAAGGAGAGATCATGGTCGATGGCCTTGCGGTTACCAGGGAAAACCTCAAGGAAATCCGGGCACGGGTGGGCATGGTCTTCCAGGACCCGGACAGTCAGCTCTTTTGCTCTACGCTTTACGATGACGTGGCCTTCGGGCCAATCAACATGGACATGGAAGATGGACTCGTCAGGCAGAGGGTTCGGGAGGCGCTGGATAAAATGGGACTTCTGGAGCTGATGGACCGTCCACCCCATGATCTCAGCTTTGGCCAGCGAAAGCGGGCAGCTATGGCCACGGTTCTCTCCATGCGGCCGAAAATCATGATTTTCGATGAGCCGACCAGTAACCTCGATCCGAAAAACGAAGCCATCATGACCGATATCCTTCGCAGCCTCCCCGCTACCATGATACTGATCAGTCATGATCTGCCCATTCTTTATCAAACCTGTCAAAAGGTGGTCATCATGAAGGGGGGAAAGGTAGATCAGATTATCTCCATGAAAGACTTTATTTCCGATGTCGATCTGCTCAGAAACAATGGGCTGGATTTTACCTTCCGGTGCGATTGCTGTCAGGACCGTGACCATCATCACTACCTTACCGGGGAGTACCCGATGGAAAAAACTTCCGAACCTTCAACAAGCTGTGTATGA
- the bshC gene encoding bacillithiol biosynthesis cysteine-adding enzyme BshC, which produces MQLRIEAKIDFSQILPKGTFLSDYARDPTGFSSFLHFHPGQEGEKIASFQSQSFPHRKAVVEYLHDYHRNLDAPPETLAHIASLNDPRTLVIMTGQQPGLLTGPLYTIYKTVSCLRQMQRIRQTFGLVCIPVFWIASEDHNLEESASVSWPETEGGGYRVLSIRPRRGHFKQPAGLLPLKGKKLSSFMLELEKALSPARYSQEAAHIIHSTLNRSGTLGEWFARLMLTFFGRCGLILVEPNHAGIKRLAAPLWEKVLADPLDLPEVVDQAGRELEQCGFRRQLPFHPHQCPFFLYENQGREGVTWDGRLFHTKNHDYSRQQMLELIQLQPERFSPNVYLRPVFSEFLFPTLCYFAGPGEAGYFAQIKGVYDYFELKMPIILPRLSATLHDARSGILQDTYPQERKLNIFYPLSHYGPDFLPAVQTLETEDYFSHYQLEISAEP; this is translated from the coding sequence ATGCAGTTGCGGATAGAAGCAAAGATCGATTTTTCCCAAATCCTCCCCAAAGGTACATTCCTCAGTGACTACGCCAGGGATCCAACCGGCTTCTCATCATTTCTGCACTTTCATCCAGGTCAGGAAGGCGAGAAGATCGCCTCTTTCCAGAGTCAGTCGTTCCCCCATCGGAAAGCTGTGGTCGAATATCTCCATGACTACCACCGGAATCTTGATGCACCGCCTGAAACCCTGGCTCATATTGCCAGCCTGAACGATCCCCGGACCCTGGTCATCATGACCGGTCAGCAACCGGGCCTTCTAACCGGCCCTCTGTACACGATCTATAAAACTGTCTCCTGCCTGCGGCAGATGCAGCGGATCCGGCAGACTTTCGGCCTGGTCTGTATTCCGGTATTCTGGATCGCTTCGGAAGATCATAACCTGGAGGAGTCAGCTTCAGTCTCCTGGCCTGAGACTGAAGGCGGAGGGTACCGGGTGTTATCCATCCGCCCCAGGCGGGGCCATTTCAAGCAGCCGGCCGGGCTCCTTCCGCTGAAAGGAAAGAAATTATCTTCATTTATGCTGGAATTGGAAAAAGCGCTTTCACCAGCCAGGTATTCTCAAGAGGCTGCGCACATCATTCACAGTACCCTGAACCGGTCCGGCACGCTGGGTGAGTGGTTTGCCCGCCTGATGCTGACCTTTTTCGGGCGCTGCGGCCTGATCCTGGTTGAACCCAACCATGCCGGAATCAAGCGGCTGGCCGCCCCCCTGTGGGAAAAGGTACTGGCTGATCCCCTGGATTTGCCCGAAGTGGTCGATCAGGCAGGCCGGGAGCTTGAGCAATGCGGCTTCCGGCGGCAATTGCCTTTTCACCCGCACCAGTGCCCATTCTTCCTCTATGAGAATCAGGGCCGGGAGGGAGTGACCTGGGATGGACGGCTCTTTCACACGAAAAACCATGACTATTCCCGGCAGCAGATGCTGGAGCTGATTCAGCTTCAGCCGGAGCGGTTCAGCCCGAATGTTTACCTTCGGCCTGTTTTTTCAGAATTCCTGTTCCCCACCCTCTGCTATTTTGCCGGCCCCGGCGAAGCTGGATACTTTGCTCAGATTAAAGGCGTCTATGATTATTTCGAGCTCAAAATGCCCATTATCCTGCCCCGCCTCAGCGCAACTTTGCATGATGCCCGGTCCGGTATCCTTCAGGATACCTATCCCCAGGAACGAAAACTCAATATCTTTTATCCTCTCAGTCACTACGGCCCGGACTTTTTACCCGCTGTCCAGACACTTGAGACTGAAGATTATTTTTCCCATTATCAGCTTGAAATTTCAGCAGAGCCGTGA
- a CDS encoding S8 family serine peptidase produces the protein MREENSAFLMSPSVRMTISFTLLFLAVLLPATRQSQAAIIYPYGIRILQPRYTINGVRPITAPQEVLIKFRPGVINNQILAVLIRYQLTEISFSPYSGIRRCLLPAQIPINQAVSSLRAEPSILYAEPNWLGYAHLIPNDPFLPYQWHLPMMNINAAWDISIGGGVVVAELDTGVSFENFDIYGLAPDLAGTSFVPGYDFVNDDPNPDDDEGHGTHIAGTIAQTTGNGLGCAGGAFGATIMPVKVMDSTGSGTLTDIVDGIYYAANNGAKIINMSLGFGDNPTLALEDAVNYAYDSGCLLICSAGNAGTNTPNYPASYPACISVSGVRYDLTLGSYSNYGLDIDLCAPGGDLTLDQNLDGYPDGILQQSHDGTNFTNFGFYMGRGTSWAAANVTAVAALVISASGGILAPADVRSILETTARDLGTAGWDEYFGWGLVDAYAAVNAAVAAAASAQVLGARIPFTLRAPATSLLTAAAPWISANSLANRQWQLQQALQQGIQQAGQWPWQVNQQQGGWGISSGTSSAAARFEASSSLAAAQILGLSDWLFPLSMTGVGGLTNAGAGSLFLNSAGSQSQNQSRSSSASQLWGSQGIFSPLSWSPLSWPLGYSAAQSYQAIDSIFWPLAPGQGLALIPAQGYARLF, from the coding sequence ATGAGAGAAGAGAACTCCGCCTTCCTGATGTCTCCGTCTGTCCGGATGACCATTTCATTCACCCTCCTTTTTCTTGCTGTTCTGCTCCCGGCCACGCGGCAGAGTCAGGCAGCGATCATCTACCCGTATGGCATTCGAATATTGCAGCCCCGCTATACAATCAATGGGGTCAGGCCGATAACCGCACCTCAGGAAGTGCTGATAAAATTTAGACCAGGGGTGATAAATAATCAGATCCTGGCTGTCCTCATCCGCTATCAGCTCACGGAGATTTCCTTCAGCCCCTATTCGGGGATCAGAAGATGCCTTCTCCCTGCTCAGATTCCGATCAACCAGGCCGTCTCTTCCCTGCGGGCAGAACCCTCGATCCTGTATGCGGAGCCGAATTGGCTGGGATATGCTCACCTTATTCCCAATGATCCTTTTCTGCCCTACCAGTGGCACCTGCCCATGATGAACATCAATGCCGCCTGGGACATCAGCATCGGCGGAGGGGTTGTGGTGGCGGAGCTGGATACCGGGGTGTCTTTTGAAAACTTCGATATTTACGGACTGGCTCCTGACCTGGCCGGGACCAGTTTTGTGCCGGGTTATGATTTCGTGAACGACGACCCCAACCCGGATGATGACGAGGGACATGGAACCCACATCGCCGGAACCATAGCCCAGACAACCGGCAACGGCCTGGGGTGCGCGGGAGGAGCGTTCGGAGCCACCATCATGCCGGTAAAGGTCATGGACAGCACCGGAAGCGGGACCCTGACCGACATCGTGGACGGGATCTACTATGCAGCCAATAATGGAGCGAAAATTATCAACATGAGCCTTGGGTTTGGTGACAATCCCACCCTGGCGCTGGAAGATGCGGTGAATTATGCTTACGATAGCGGCTGTCTGCTGATTTGCTCCGCCGGGAACGCCGGGACCAATACGCCAAACTACCCGGCATCCTATCCGGCTTGCATATCAGTCAGTGGAGTCCGGTATGACCTTACCCTGGGCAGTTATTCCAATTACGGTCTGGATATCGATCTGTGTGCTCCGGGAGGGGATTTGACCCTGGATCAAAACCTGGACGGCTACCCGGACGGCATCCTGCAGCAGTCCCACGACGGCACCAATTTCACGAACTTCGGGTTTTACATGGGCAGGGGAACCTCATGGGCTGCGGCTAATGTCACTGCCGTGGCTGCCCTGGTTATTTCGGCAAGCGGGGGAATCCTTGCTCCGGCTGATGTAAGGTCGATCCTGGAAACCACGGCCCGTGATCTGGGGACTGCCGGATGGGATGAGTACTTCGGCTGGGGGCTGGTGGATGCATATGCTGCTGTCAATGCGGCTGTGGCTGCCGCAGCTTCAGCTCAGGTGCTGGGAGCCCGTATTCCGTTTACCCTGAGAGCTCCGGCAACTTCACTTTTGACTGCCGCTGCCCCCTGGATATCAGCGAACAGCCTGGCGAACCGGCAATGGCAGCTTCAGCAGGCTCTCCAGCAAGGGATCCAGCAGGCAGGCCAATGGCCCTGGCAGGTGAATCAGCAGCAAGGGGGCTGGGGGATATCTTCGGGGACTTCTTCCGCGGCAGCCCGGTTCGAGGCTTCGTCCTCCCTGGCCGCGGCCCAGATCCTTGGACTTTCGGACTGGCTCTTTCCGCTGAGCATGACCGGAGTAGGAGGCCTTACGAATGCCGGTGCAGGTTCACTTTTCCTGAATTCAGCAGGCAGTCAATCGCAGAATCAATCCCGGTCCTCTTCGGCCAGCCAGCTCTGGGGGAGTCAGGGGATATTTTCCCCCTTGTCCTGGTCCCCCTTATCCTGGCCGCTCGGTTATTCCGCTGCTCAAAGTTATCAGGCAATCGATTCGATTTTCTGGCCTCTTGCGCCTGGTCAGGGCCTGGCCCTCATTCCGGCTCAAGGGTATGCAAGGCTCTTTTAG
- a CDS encoding nucleotidyltransferase family protein, producing MTNIWPEWKILLPEKGVYNVRIFGSVARGEAGPGSDGDVLVELESGRSLFDLGGFLMDMQDLLGCKVDVVTEKGLHWYIHDRVIKEAVQHPYL from the coding sequence ATCACAAATATATGGCCAGAGTGGAAAATTTTATTACCTGAAAAAGGTGTATATAATGTCCGCATATTCGGTTCTGTAGCGCGGGGTGAGGCAGGGCCGGGAAGTGATGGGGATGTCCTTGTGGAATTGGAATCCGGACGCAGTCTCTTCGATCTTGGTGGTTTCTTAATGGATATGCAAGACCTTCTGGGCTGCAAAGTAGACGTGGTGACCGAGAAGGGTCTGCACTGGTACATACATGACCGGGTAATCAAAGAAGCAGTACAGCATCCATATCTATGA
- a CDS encoding pyridoxal phosphate-dependent aminotransferase, translating to MRTNIVHIGAGELSYEIRGIVTIAQKLQRLGIKIIWENIGDPVAKGETIPDWIKSIVHDIVQQDCSYAYCPTKGLDHTREYIAALNNSRGGAQITADNILFFNGTGDAITKVYNLLRREARVIGPSPAYSTHSSAEASHAGMPPITYKLDPENNWYPDIDDLRNKIKYNSAISGILIINPDNPTGAVYPREILEEMIGLAKKYDLFVICDEIYQNIVYNNKVNVPLSLVIDDVCGISLKGISKEIPWPGSRCGWMEVYNAGKDPCFDRYIESILNAKMVEVCSTTLPQKAIPKIMQHPNYRSYLTEKNAFYEQASNLAYEILSPLRDIIIVNRTNGAFYMSIVFREGVLKPGQRLPIPNSMVEEFVEGLVVNVPLDKRFAYFMLASTGICIVPLSSFCTDLFGFRVTLLEKDPAVFRSTFETLKENIDRYVHS from the coding sequence ATGCGTACTAACATTGTTCATATCGGTGCCGGAGAGCTCAGTTACGAGATCCGGGGGATCGTAACCATAGCTCAGAAGCTCCAGAGACTGGGAATTAAAATCATCTGGGAAAATATCGGTGATCCTGTGGCCAAGGGAGAAACCATTCCTGACTGGATAAAATCCATTGTCCATGACATCGTCCAGCAGGATTGCTCTTACGCCTACTGTCCCACCAAAGGTCTTGACCATACCAGAGAGTACATAGCTGCGTTAAACAACAGCCGGGGCGGAGCCCAGATCACAGCGGACAATATCCTGTTTTTCAATGGTACAGGCGATGCCATCACCAAGGTTTACAATCTTCTGAGACGGGAGGCACGGGTCATCGGCCCTTCGCCTGCCTACTCAACCCACTCTTCGGCTGAGGCTTCCCATGCAGGGATGCCGCCAATTACCTATAAGCTTGACCCTGAGAATAACTGGTACCCGGACATCGATGACCTGCGGAACAAGATCAAGTATAACAGTGCCATCTCCGGCATATTGATTATCAATCCGGATAATCCCACTGGCGCGGTTTACCCCAGGGAAATCCTTGAGGAAATGATCGGGCTGGCTAAAAAATATGACCTTTTTGTCATCTGCGATGAAATTTACCAGAATATTGTTTACAATAATAAAGTAAATGTTCCTCTCTCCCTGGTGATCGATGATGTCTGTGGCATATCCCTGAAAGGGATATCCAAGGAAATCCCCTGGCCCGGCTCCCGGTGCGGCTGGATGGAAGTTTACAATGCTGGCAAGGATCCGTGCTTTGATCGCTATATCGAAAGTATTCTCAATGCCAAAATGGTGGAAGTATGCTCCACAACCTTGCCTCAGAAAGCTATCCCCAAGATCATGCAGCATCCCAACTACCGAAGCTATCTGACAGAAAAAAATGCATTTTACGAGCAGGCTTCCAATCTTGCCTACGAAATTCTCTCTCCCCTGCGAGATATAATTATCGTCAATAGAACCAACGGGGCTTTTTACATGAGTATCGTTTTCCGGGAGGGTGTATTAAAACCCGGCCAGCGACTTCCGATCCCCAACTCGATGGTTGAGGAGTTTGTGGAAGGACTGGTAGTCAATGTCCCTCTTGATAAGCGATTTGCCTACTTTATGCTGGCTTCAACAGGAATCTGCATTGTTCCGCTTTCCTCCTTTTGCACCGATCTGTTCGGTTTTCGGGTTACCCTTCTTGAGAAGGACCCTGCTGTCTTTCGCTCTACTTTTGAAACCCTGAAAGAGAACATCGATCGTTATGTTCACTCATAA
- the bshB1 gene encoding bacillithiol biosynthesis deacetylase BshB1: MTTDLQPQEAGTFAVDLLAFGAHPDDVEMCVGGLLIKMKNQDYRTGIADLTRGEMGSRGTAQIRAREMAEATRLLAVDVRENLDLGDTRLTASHENILAAARIIRKLRPSILLAPYWEDWHPDHAAAGMIVKQAFFQTRLAKLDLGYPPHYPRRIYYYPCHQPLIPTFVVDITSEFPRKVEALSSYRSQIFPSREDSQLPYRTIGVSDYAFHVESRCRYFGSLINVKYGEALWVDRPLKLDDPCRL, translated from the coding sequence ATGACTACAGACCTCCAGCCCCAGGAGGCTGGTACCTTTGCAGTTGACCTTCTTGCCTTTGGCGCTCATCCGGACGATGTGGAGATGTGCGTCGGAGGATTACTCATCAAGATGAAAAACCAGGACTACCGGACAGGCATTGCGGATCTGACCCGCGGCGAGATGGGATCCAGGGGAACGGCCCAAATCCGTGCCCGGGAGATGGCCGAGGCCACCCGCCTGCTTGCCGTGGATGTGCGTGAAAATCTGGACCTTGGCGATACCCGGCTTACTGCAAGCCACGAAAATATCCTGGCCGCAGCCCGCATCATCCGGAAGCTGCGGCCCTCGATTCTCCTTGCCCCCTATTGGGAGGACTGGCATCCGGATCATGCAGCCGCAGGCATGATCGTCAAGCAGGCTTTTTTTCAAACCAGGCTGGCCAAACTCGACCTTGGTTATCCGCCCCATTACCCCCGGCGGATTTACTACTACCCCTGCCACCAGCCCCTGATTCCCACCTTTGTGGTGGATATCACCAGTGAATTTCCCCGGAAGGTGGAAGCCCTCTCGTCCTACCGGTCCCAGATATTCCCTTCCAGAGAAGACAGCCAGCTCCCCTATCGGACCATAGGGGTTTCCGATTATGCATTTCATGTGGAGTCGAGGTGCCGCTACTTTGGCTCATTGATTAACGTCAAATATGGCGAGGCGCTCTGGGTTGACCGGCCCCTGAAACTGGATGACCCATGCCGACTGTAA
- a CDS encoding tetratricopeptide repeat protein — protein MARRWRKAFDTFNSLITLAGMAALVFLLSCSRHQPQPEKRTNLLVITIDTLRADRLGCYGYSQVETPRIDRLAKDGVLFTRAFTPVPITLPSHVSIFTGLYPPSHGVRNNGTFTLDQSATTLAEVLQQQGYRTAAIVSSYTLDSCFGLNQGFEFYDDDCSQNQSGGPSILHNERIGENTSQRALQWLDEHHQERFFLWLHYFDPHADYSPPEPFRSRYQKNPYDGEIAYTDQCLGRVLDKLEQLDLLDNTLVVFTADHGEGLGEHKERTHAFFIYDSTLRVPLIFRYPARLSRGLKVTSLVRTIDLVPTILDVLKVSAGNTSSSSPAGLKMQGVSLYPAMAADRDRKPLNRDMDLYCESLYPRLNHHLSPLFGLRTQDWKYIQAPKPELYQLRQDAGEINNLLANQPDQATKLEARLLEMRKSIAALQAGSDAQTALSSEQRQRLQSLGYVWSENPAPEGESLPDPKDFILVADQADAGFSCYSKGQFIEAVKAFQQVLKANPKDISTHFMLGLVYEKQQKTDLALQEYQEAIRLDPAYLDAHRQLGTLFAAQGELDRALAEFQEALRLNPDHKEVLNLLGGVYLFRQQFDEARTEIQKALALDPNFADAHYNLGLLFSRTRAFDLAIAEFQTALRIKPAYQTISSELGDIYLMTGKPAQAVTELQKAVQLQPDQVKPRIHLGIAYYSLNQEDQAIMEIEKALTLDPNNPEAFFHLGVAYGQKGQTDKALDAYQKALKARPDYADAYMNIGTIYFHQQALDQAIAVYQKAVKIAPGYAQAHFNLATAYDTKGMIDQAIKEYQETLRLQPDFVMAAQLLERARQMQQGGLEQ, from the coding sequence ATGGCCAGGAGATGGCGGAAAGCTTTTGACACTTTTAATTCTTTGATTACTCTGGCTGGTATGGCGGCCCTGGTTTTCCTTCTCTCCTGCTCCCGGCATCAGCCGCAGCCTGAGAAGCGGACAAATCTTCTGGTGATTACCATTGACACCCTGCGGGCCGATCGCCTGGGGTGTTATGGCTATTCGCAGGTCGAAACTCCCCGGATAGATCGGCTGGCCAAAGATGGCGTGCTCTTTACCCGGGCATTTACGCCGGTCCCCATTACCCTCCCATCGCATGTGTCGATTTTTACCGGCCTGTATCCACCTTCACACGGCGTGCGCAATAACGGAACCTTTACCCTGGACCAGTCCGCAACTACCCTGGCTGAAGTTTTGCAGCAGCAGGGGTACCGGACCGCAGCCATAGTCAGCTCCTATACCCTGGACTCATGCTTCGGGCTGAATCAGGGATTCGAGTTTTACGACGATGACTGCTCGCAGAACCAGAGCGGCGGCCCCTCTATCCTTCATAATGAGCGCATCGGGGAAAACACCAGCCAGAGGGCGCTCCAGTGGCTGGACGAACATCATCAGGAAAGATTTTTCCTGTGGCTCCACTACTTCGATCCGCATGCGGATTACTCTCCCCCTGAGCCATTTCGGAGCCGGTATCAGAAAAACCCCTACGACGGCGAGATCGCCTACACGGACCAGTGCCTGGGCAGGGTGTTGGACAAACTGGAGCAGCTCGATCTGCTCGATAACACCCTGGTCGTTTTCACCGCCGATCATGGCGAGGGCCTCGGAGAGCATAAGGAGCGGACCCATGCCTTTTTCATCTACGATTCCACCTTGCGGGTTCCTTTGATTTTCCGCTATCCGGCCAGACTTTCCCGCGGCCTCAAGGTCACATCCCTGGTCCGGACCATCGATCTTGTACCGACCATTCTCGATGTCCTGAAGGTATCGGCAGGGAATACCAGCAGCAGCAGCCCGGCAGGGCTCAAGATGCAGGGAGTGAGCCTGTATCCGGCAATGGCGGCAGACAGGGACCGCAAGCCTCTGAATCGGGATATGGATCTGTATTGCGAGTCTTTGTATCCCAGGCTAAATCATCATCTCAGTCCCCTCTTTGGCCTGCGCACCCAGGACTGGAAATACATTCAGGCACCAAAACCGGAGCTCTATCAGCTCCGGCAGGATGCAGGGGAAATCAACAACCTTCTGGCCAATCAGCCTGACCAGGCAACAAAACTCGAGGCCAGGCTCCTTGAGATGCGAAAATCCATCGCTGCTCTTCAGGCAGGATCAGATGCCCAGACGGCACTCAGCAGCGAGCAGAGGCAGAGGCTGCAAAGCCTTGGCTACGTCTGGAGCGAAAATCCCGCCCCCGAAGGGGAAAGCCTTCCCGACCCCAAAGATTTTATCCTGGTGGCGGATCAGGCCGATGCAGGATTTTCCTGTTACTCGAAGGGACAATTCATCGAGGCGGTCAAGGCCTTTCAGCAGGTCCTGAAGGCGAACCCCAAAGACATCTCCACCCACTTCATGCTCGGCCTGGTCTATGAGAAGCAGCAGAAGACCGACCTTGCCCTGCAGGAATACCAGGAGGCTATACGCCTTGATCCCGCCTACCTCGATGCCCACCGGCAACTGGGAACGCTTTTTGCCGCACAGGGAGAGTTGGACCGCGCCCTGGCCGAATTTCAGGAAGCGCTTCGCCTCAATCCGGATCACAAGGAGGTACTTAATCTGCTGGGCGGCGTTTACCTCTTCAGGCAGCAGTTCGATGAGGCCAGGACAGAAATCCAAAAAGCCCTGGCCCTTGACCCCAACTTTGCCGATGCCCATTATAATTTAGGGCTCCTTTTCTCCAGAACGAGGGCATTTGACCTGGCAATCGCAGAGTTTCAGACCGCTCTTCGGATCAAGCCCGCCTATCAGACCATTTCCAGTGAGCTGGGAGATATCTATCTGATGACCGGAAAACCTGCCCAGGCAGTCACCGAGCTTCAAAAGGCAGTCCAGTTGCAGCCTGATCAGGTCAAGCCCAGAATCCATCTGGGGATTGCCTACTACAGCCTCAATCAGGAGGATCAGGCCATCATGGAAATCGAAAAAGCCCTGACCCTCGATCCAAACAACCCTGAAGCCTTCTTCCACCTGGGTGTGGCCTACGGCCAGAAAGGCCAGACGGACAAAGCCCTCGATGCCTACCAGAAGGCACTGAAAGCCAGGCCGGACTATGCCGATGCCTATATGAATATCGGCACCATCTACTTTCACCAGCAGGCCCTGGACCAGGCCATTGCCGTGTATCAGAAGGCGGTCAAAATTGCTCCCGGCTATGCCCAGGCCCATTTCAACCTGGCGACAGCCTATGACACCAAGGGCATGATTGATCAGGCCATCAAGGAGTATCAGGAAACCCTGCGCCTGCAACCGGATTTTGTCATGGCTGCCCAGTTGCTGGAAAGAGCCCGGCAGATGCAGCAGGGGGGGCTGGAGCAGTAG